Within the Naumovozyma castellii chromosome 1, complete genome genome, the region ACCGTGTCACTGGAGCATAACAGGAACAATACAACTTTGTATAATAGCATATCtatgaatataataataacctTTGTTAGTTAAGCTTATGTCAGCTAAAGCGATGagctgaaaattttttaatttctcGAGGTTTTGTTTACATTTCAAGaacaatgaagaaaacCTAAGTATATCACCCAGATATTACTATTGTGAAATACACAATGTTTTATGTTGTTCTAGAGCTTGAGACTAGCCACCAAGTTGAAACGCCCAAAGATCACTCCCGAATAACTAAATGTTCATatcaatttatcaattcGGAAACACTGCAAGCAACCTTTGAGGAGCCCAAATCAATTGATATTCCAGATATGGCGAATGCGTTTAAAGATACCATTTCCCAATTGGAAGCTGATATTAAAGCGGAAATTGTCGATTTTAGCGATTTTGTTTTATGTTCATTGTTCTCAGTCTGGGATATCCGTGTTACTTTACCACGTCAAGCTCATGATCTTGGATTCATTCTGCCTTCATATTTAAAACACCCAAGAGTCTTTAATTTGTGGAAGGAATTTGATAAGTGGTGTGGTAATCATCCTGAAGTTATTCCCATGAGGAAAAGTAACCTGAGAGTTAAGTCACCCAAAACTGCTGGAGATATTTCTGATATTGTGAacattttggaaattgatACTTCCCTTCAAGTTCCTCTTTCCACTTCTAATCCTCAGACGTTGCTAAGCATCCAAGATTCAACTAATATCCTAACCAAGTTGCGTAAGAAATGCACTACTTTGGACGATGTACAATTAGTTTTAACAAGACCATACGATTCATATGCTGATATCAAAACATTTTTGCAAGAACGTTCGAGAGTTCTATACATGAATAATCTTCCGTCAGATACTACCCAAAGCGAACTTGAATCATGGTTTACACAATTCGGTGCAAGACCTATAGGATTCTGGACTGCAAAGAATACGATAGAAGAGACGTCGAGTATAAATAGCAATTGGAGTTTAAATGGGAATCCACTTGTGGATGAGCAGGACTGTGTTGCTGGGTTTGTCGTGTTTCAATCACATGAAGAAGCAACGGAAGCCCTAGTATTAAATGGTCGTTCAATCCTGTCAAATATAGCAAACACCAAGCAACCTAGGGTTGTGGAACATATTGTGGAAATTCAACCTTCATCTACAAGAGTTCTCGATGCAGGACAGGATATTCTATCAGCTTTCCCTCAAAGTAAAAATAAACCAAGGCCAGGTGATTGGAGTTGTCCATCATGTGGCTTCTCCAATTTTCAAAGGCGTACAGCATGCTTCAGATGTTCTTTCCCGGCaccaaacaataataaaggtttaaatatttctggAACTAGTAACATTGCATCAACTAATCAAATGCCAGTAGTGAATAGAATTCAAAGTACGTTTCCAATACCCCAATCTCATCAGTCATCAATTTCTCAAACTTTTCAGCAATATAATAAGCCCTTAACTCCTTCAAATTCGGGATCAAGGACACAGAATTTCCGTCATAATGGCAGTAATAacactaataataataacaataatagaTATAACACCAATTCCCAATTTAGCATGACATCAGGAGGAATTACCACAGGATCCAATGTCCCTTTCAGAGCAGGTGATTGGAAATGTCCGTCTTGTACGTATCATAATTTTGCTAAAAATGTCGTATGTTTACGATGTCgtattccaaaaatatcTCAGCAATCGCATAATGGAAATGAAGGAAATCAGAGTACTACATTTACTTCGCACGGTTCAGTACAAGATCAGTTAGGCATCTACAatgataacaataatactGGTAATGGAAACGCTAGCCTGCTGGATTTTGCAACTAATCTCAGTTTTATTTCAAACTCGAATTCGAACTCGAATGCAATTCCAAAAGATATATAagcatttttattttttaattaatgaacGAGTCAGAGTCGATTGATTGGTATCCAAAGACTTCAGTTTTGCTTAAATACGCAAGTTTTATAGACATAAAATATTGCATATAAAATAACTAGCTTAGAacaaatatcaaaaaaaaaatcaaatttcGTTTTAAACGTACACCTTATTTAGATTCATCTCCATAGAGTTATATAGAAAAATGCTGATCGtcttattcttatttaGCTAAATCTAGAACCGTTCTTAAACAATCACCATGATGCAAGTCTTCAAATGCGTCGTTAATTTCGGTGAATGGTCTCCTATGAGtaatgaattcatcaacCTTTAACTTACCATTTTGATAATCTTCAATTAGACCGCCCATTTCAGATCTACCTTTAATACCTCCGAATGCAGAACCCTTCCATACTCTACCAGTAACTAATTGGAATGGTCTTGTagaaatttcttcaccGGCACCAGCAACACCGATAATAATAGATTCACCCCAACCCTTATGACAAGCTTCTAAAGCATCTCTCATCACCTTCACGTTACCAGTACAGTCAAAAGTATATTCTAACCCACCATCAGTCATTTCAATTAACTTTTGAACAATAGTCTCaccttctttcaaatcttcttttGGATTAACAAAATCAGTAGCGCCGAAGTCAAAAGACCATTGCTTCTTGTCGTTGTTGATGTCCACAACAATGATTTTTGAGGCACCTCTAGATTTAGCACCTTGAACAACAGATAACCCAACTGTACCAGCACCAAAGACAGCAACAGTATCACCCTTTTGCACGTTAGCTGTCTTAATGGCAGCACCATAACCGGTAGTGACACCACAACCCAATAAACTGATACTATCTAATGGGGCCTTTGGATCCACTGCAACGACGGAAACATCAGCAACAACAGTATATTGAGAGAAGGTAGAACAACCCATAAAATGTAATAATGGTTCACCTTTTTGGTTGTGGAATCTTGACGTTCCATCTGGCATAACACCTTTACCTTGAGTAGCTCTCACAGAGCCACAAAGATTTGTCTTTCCAGATTTACAGAACTTACACTTTCCACATTCAGCAGTGTATAAAGCAATGACATGGTCACCGACTTTAACGTTAGTGACACCTTCACCTACACTTTCAACAATGCCTGACCCTTCATGGCCCAAAATACTAGGAAATGCACCTTCTGGGTCGATACCAGACAAAGTATATGCGTCAGTATGACAAACAGCAGTgtattcaattttaatacGAACTTCGTGAGCTTTAGGTGGATCCACAACAATTTGCTCGACAGTTAAGGGCTTGCCGGCTGCGTAGGCAACGGCTGCAGTACATGTAATTGGTTTACCTTGAGTTGACGACATGTTATAGTGGTTTTGGTGTAATCCCTTTACTTGAGTGAAAGTTGGTGAACAATAAAGATGTGCTTTGGAAAAAATATGAGGTTTCCCACCTAAAACTACGGTAGAATGATTATGTAAGCTTTTGTTTATTGTCAAGGGCTTCCCCCGAAATAATATAGCACCGTTTTTTAAAGCTGGAATAATTCTTGGCAGCGACAATCTCATCTTGAGGCACTCTGTTTGTAGTGAACTGTGGTGACTCGTAAATTAATGTAGATAATATAGCGTATAACAGGTGATAAATAACTGCGAGAGAAGAGGAATATCGATGGTCCATTTTGGATTAGCGCTATTTTCTTCGCTTATTTTGCCtgaaatcttcatcaattctTCAGTTTACTTGATTAATTGTAGAGCTTTTTTATACATTTCCGATAGATAATATAAGTATACATAGAGATAAAAGTTATAGAAATGATATGAATGTTGAATTGAGTGTACCTCCtttcaagaattggaaataatgttattctttttatttgtCTGGTTTCAATTCTTAATAACTAAATGTACATGGCAAGATGTGAAAGATGATTAGATAATTTCTGGAAGAAAAAAGTTCGTAAAatctatttcttttccttcttttccttcttggacttcttctcctttttgtccttcttttctttcttttccttcttgtctttcttttctttcttctccttcttctccttcttttccttcttttccttcttggcCTTTGgcttttcttcctcttcagagtcttcagattcttcagcctttctcttcttggattcagatttcttttcttcttgttcttcttctggcTTATCCTTATTATATAGATCCATAGCTTCTTTGATAGCTAATTCATTCTTTAGAGTTGGTGTACCAGTACTGTAGAATTCCAATCTTTGCTCAActtgtttcttcaagacAGCACCGAATACACTAGTTGGTTCATCGGAGTAGTTATCGATTCTTGAAGCCATAGAACATTTGTTAGCCAAATATCTAGAGATTCTACCCTTGTTCTTAGCGGAAGCCTTAGCAATAAACCCACTGTGATAGATTAAACCATATTTGGGAGTGTTACCCTTGGTCTTCAAAGCTCTGAAAAGAGCCTTTTCAGCACCAAGAATTTGAACAGTAGAGGCAGCTTGTTTGGATAGGTTAGTTAGAGAACCAGCATGAGATATCAATCTAGCACCAATAACTTCACCAATCAATTCTGACAAATTTGGAGCAACTGTGTGCATCTTTTCACATAAGTAATCATATAATTGTTTTCTGTATTCAACTAGAGAAACTACTCTTTGTGCAAAGACACCGACATTTTCCATATCCGTTTCGGATATATCTTGACCCATAGATATACGAGCATTGTCGATGACTCTTTCAGCAATACCAGCGTCATCATTTAGAATGGCAGCCAAGTCGTGTAAAGATTCGTCATTTAAGGAAGCTTTATCCTTAATGAATAAAACTAATTGGGCAAATTTATAGTTGTCTGGAACTAATTTGGCCAATTCTGGGAAATGCCATCCGTACCATTCTTTAACTCTCATGGCGAAGGTGTTGATATCCTTATCTAATTGATCCAATAAAGCAATGGCTTGAATAATATGGTTATCATTCTTTTGGACTGAAAACTTCACCTTAGCTCTGGAGTAAGCGTGACCCAAACCTAATTGTGCTCTTTCCAAATCACCGGATTGTAAACctttgaataatttatcacCATGTAGTCTAACACCACGAATCAAATCTTGAGCTAATTCATTAGCAATACAATCAACGTATGGGAAATCTTCCTTGATAGAAGGACCTAAATTCTTATCAGAAATAGCCAAAGTGATAGTCTTACTCTTAGAAGCCTTtggtaaattcaaatccaagACAGCTTTCAAACTTTCAGATACTAAACCCTCAGAAATGTCATTAGCATTTTCCAAAGCTTCAGCAGCACCCTTGAATGGAGCAAAGGAGACTAATTCAACTAGCTTAGTGAAAGAACCGAAGTCATTAATTTGTTCTTGAACTTCCTTTAATCTGGAACCAATATCATCCTGTTGTAATTTAACCTTAAAAATGGCGTAACCAGTAGGTTCTTCGAAAAGAAGGTATTCAATAGGAGCCATCTTTATCTATTCTTGGTAAGTACTCTGTTGAAATGTCTTATAAAACAAACGGTGACTGTAGCTCAATAATAGAATTTTAACTAAACTAgtatataatttttcagctTCAGAAGCCCATAGATATCTCATCGCAATTCCTTTCTCGAAATTtgcaaaaaataaaaaaaacgaaaatttttcacttaaatttttcatatCGTTTCAAACGTCTAACTGTATTACCTTAATTTTAAAACGGTTTCAGTCACatgataaaataattttttttcaatagtatGCTAGCGCCCTTGaatgtttgaaatatttttttcacatTGTCCATTATGAAGCATAACAACGTATCGTAAAACGCATGTCtcaatgaattcaaagGAGTAAAGtcccaatttttttctaaaATCACTTAATACATTATTTTAAGAGGTTGGAGAATATGTATTGTAAGACACTACTGTTtgccattgaaaatgaaatatagGTCAAGCTGGAAGtgatattaataaaagaatatcgttcaaaagaacaaaagTGATAACTAGAAATTAAGAATGTATTATCACATCAGAAGAACCAAACCAAAAtagttttctttttaataaaACCCATACAATATATTCTGGATATTCCAGCTATTCCGGAAACAGTTTGAATctgttttttcttttgcACAAAACTGACCAACAGTATAAATTCAGTCTTAATCATAGTACCAGTaagataatattaattatagATTTGTTATTACAAAGATTCTTTTATTGGCTTGAATAGCTGAAACAAAAATTACATGAAAGTATTTGAGATTCTTTAATCTTATCTTGTAGAGAAATAGTATATCTGTTTTGTTCAGTCATTTTCATAAgatacaatattttttcttcgtGTCAATATATTATGTAATTGAAATAGATCAAAACTAATATCTAACACTCTTACATTTTATTCCTTTAATATAGTTTTGGATagaaatatcttcttcacaTAGCAACCAAAGATATGCTGACGTATTTGGATCAGCCTATTCTACGACTTTCcatcaaattatttgaactCCTTTCTACCTTTGATTAACTCTCTGGGGTTTCCTTTACTCAAAATAAACGTATATTTAGTTCCAGCAGTATTGATAACCCTTTAAAACTAAAAGAGTAGGTGTTGATTATCAACACTCGAGGTGTCATAACATAGAGTAGGGTTTCATTGGACGAAAGAAGCTGAGCAGCTGACAGTCAGTTATCTTGTTGGAtatatctatctatctTGTCTGAAAATTAACTTCACAGTCCGCTCGCCCCTAATTCTTCCCgatcaaattcaataaacttCATTCGATTTGACATTCCTGAACTCCGAAAACTCAACAAGCCAAATAATATTGGAAATCAGCAAAAGAGCATCTCCAATATATAGAACAACCTTTGATTTCCTggaaaaagataaaaagaATAGTTCTGACGATATCTTTATAGTACCACAATAGAGAAGAAATGAGTAGAGCATATTTATCAGCTTCCATGAGAGAAAGTGAAACTTCATTAGCATATTCCCTCAATGAAGGATATTTCAATCACAGTTATAAGTCACCTAGTGTCTTCTGTGTGTCATCATCCCATTCACAGGGGTTTGCCTGGAATCAAGATTTATTTGCGTCACAACACCAACAACTTTGTAAAGTGATCTACGACGGACATGTGGATAATATGACAAACTTAATTGCAACTATTAGGGACTATATCCCAAATAAAAGGAAACCGAACAGGTACAGAGACACCTTGTAtgacgaagatgaaagCGAAGACGAGGAGGAGGAATCAGattactattattaccTTATGAACagatcaagaagaaaatctgAACATTCCATTAGCTTCAAATCAGATTCCAAAACTGGTAAATACCAGAAGAATGAGACAACGTATGTGGAAGTTGAATCGAATACCCCCGAAAATGAACATTTGAGGTGGTTGTTATCTTGAACCGTTCATTGCATGCACATGAGTAAAGTTTTATGAAAGTCATCCCTACAAATAGTTTTGCATCATTTATACACATAGGtctataaatatatatatatatattgtcaatatatattgaaattaattctACTAACTTGggatttttattttaaattacatattaattatttaaactTCATATCAGAAAgagaaaggaaaaataaaatcaaaattctaaataaacaaatatgaAGATTGTCATTTTAATACAATAAACCTAGTTACTGTTGGTTAAACACTAGTTAAGGTTTCCAAACTAAAAAAGTTGCCCATTTTTAATCTACAAAAGCAAAAATGCAGTTTTCAAAAACTACTAACTATCTCTCTCAAAACTAGGTGATACTTCCCCCCAAAAGATATGTATATATCAAGGAGTATAATCGGTATACCCCTTCAACGTGTTGTACATTTTTCACCTTTTGCTTTAAAATTGACTACAACTGTCAACCAGAAGGTTTGCATACGCTTATAAACTTGAGCTTAGTTACTGGCAGAGATCGCGTCGTGCGGCATTCGCACGAAATCGAAAAAGCGCACCtataaaaaaatgatcCAATAGCAATTACTAATCATTTAAAGGTGcgaaaatattttctaaaatGCATATATAAGAGAGGGATATTTGGGATAAAAGCACGAAGTACTTGCCTTTTTCCCCGACCATTTCCAAACACCTgtattttaaagaattactAAAGAGACACCACGATGAAACGCAACAATAATCAATGAAACATAATAATTAGAAATCTGTCACAATATGGGAATTAGATTTTTAAAACTTTTGCCCAGAGTAGACTACAAATAGGCAGGCAAATGTAAACAGTGAACCAGAAAAGGATACATCTTACCTTTGAGTAATAACCCATAGTGAAGCTCATTACTCATCATCTCGAATTTATTTCTGAATTAGCCGCCAATgcttcttctctttcctCCACAGTGTGGTGTTAGGATCTCGTCTCTGATTGGTGGATTCGACACCCACACCCCACACGATAACAATTATCCGGAGCAAAATCTGAAAACGGCAACTGACCAATCAAATCAAGGAAGGTTACTAACTTTTTGACAGCAGAAGATAACGTAAGCTGCGTGAAAAAGTGCAGGCGAATTCCACCTCGAAGCGCCATTTGGCAGCTCGAGAAGCTTACCGTACACctaattttctttgtgGAATGGAATCTAAGAAACAATGACTATGCTGTGTACCATCTTCCGGCTCGCGATGACTACTTCCTTTCACTTGGAGAGTGCTTACACAGTTTCTCTGTAGAGCCCCTGTCCGCTTCAGGTTGGAAAACCTACGGAAAATCTGCATTCTTCGTTGATATCAAGCGATGCTTTCCGATGGACAATAAACcgaatataaaaataaatgacaTCTTGTCCTCATCTTTCCGTAATCATACTCCATTCTTGCCTTCCCTAAACTTTAGGAAACCGTATATCTTCAATCTCGTAACTGAGGAAACAGTTACTTACAAGCCATCAATTCAGATCGtactttaaagaaaaaggacAAGTAGTACCCTGTGCTCTCACTGCtacattatttattatttatttatttccaGCTTGAACAGTCATTGAATTGTCAtctattatttattatctcTTTATTTGTCCAAAATTGTACTcgaattgaaaaacaacaaaaaacaATGCAATTGAAGTCCGATCCTTTTGATCTATTAGAAGATTCCTACGAAGGTGGTTCTTTGCAAACATACACGAATAACCATACCACCAAATCCTGGGCAAACGTTATCCCTGACAAATGCGGGTTATATGACCCAGATTATGAAAAGGATGCCTGTGGTGTTGGTTTTGTTTCAAACATCAAAGGTGAACAATCCCACAAGATCATCTCAGATGCTAAATACCTTTTAGTAAATATGACCCATAGAGGTGCTGTTTCCACCGATGGGAATGGGGATGGTGCTGGTATATTGACAGGTATTCCTCACGAATTCATGCAAAGagaattcaaattggatttgaatattgaCGTCCCTGAAAGAGGTCATTATGCTGTTGGTAACgtttttttccaaaaagtTGATCCAAACAGTGAGAATTATGAAGAagcaaaagaaaatttagtcaagaacaagaaaatctttgaagatttgaCTGAAAGTCTAAATATGAAAGTTTTAGGTTGGAGAAAAGTTCCTGTAGATTCCACAATCTTGGGTTCTGTTGCGTTATCTCGTGAACCAACAATCTTACAACCAATGATTGTCCCAtgtaatagtaataatgataacgaatttaatgaaatagaATTTAAGACGAATTTATACATCTTAAGAAAAGAAGTGTCAAATACTATTGGTATTGAAAATTGGTTCTATGCTTGTTCTTTGAACAACAGAACTATGGTTTACAAGGGTCAATTAACCCCATCCCAAGTTTACAACTATTATCCAGATTTAACAAATGCTTATTTCAAATCTCATTTGGCCTTAGTTCATTCTAGATTTTCCACAAATACTTTCCCATCCTGGGATAGAGCTCAACCTTTACGTTGGTTAGCACATAATGGTGAAATTAATACCTTAAGAGGTAACAAGAACTGGATGCACGCAAGAGAAGGTTCTATGACTTCTGACACtttcaaagataaattagaaaaattatacccaatcattgaagaaggtggTTCAGATTCTGCTGCTTTAGATAATGTCTTAGAATTATTAACCTTAAATGGTAATATGAGTTTACCAGAAGCCGTTATGATGATGGTTCCTGAAGCTTACC harbors:
- the NOP56 gene encoding snoRNP complex protein NOP56 (ancestral locus Anc_7.354), with the protein product MAPIEYLLFEEPTGYAIFKVKLQQDDIGSRLKEVQEQINDFGSFTKLVELVSFAPFKGAAEALENANDISEGLVSESLKAVLDLNLPKASKSKTITLAISDKNLGPSIKEDFPYVDCIANELAQDLIRGVRLHGDKLFKGLQSGDLERAQLGLGHAYSRAKVKFSVQKNDNHIIQAIALLDQLDKDINTFAMRVKEWYGWHFPELAKLVPDNYKFAQLVLFIKDKASLNDESLHDLAAILNDDAGIAERVIDNARISMGQDISETDMENVGVFAQRVVSLVEYRKQLYDYLCEKMHTVAPNLSELIGEVIGARLISHAGSLTNLSKQAASTVQILGAEKALFRALKTKGNTPKYGLIYHSGFIAKASAKNKGRISRYLANKCSMASRIDNYSDEPTSVFGAVLKKQVEQRLEFYSTGTPTLKNELAIKEAMDLYNKDKPEEEQEEKKSESKKRKAEESEDSEEEEKPKAKKEKKEKKEKKEKKEKKDKKEKKEKKDKKEKKSKKEKKEKK
- the SFA1 gene encoding bifunctional alcohol dehydrogenase/S-(hydroxymethyl)glutathione dehydrogenase (ancestral locus Anc_7.350), producing the protein MRLSLPRIIPALKNGAILFRGKPLTINKSLHNHSTVVLGGKPHIFSKAHLYCSPTFTQVKGLHQNHYNMSSTQGKPITCTAAVAYAAGKPLTVEQIVVDPPKAHEVRIKIEYTAVCHTDAYTLSGIDPEGAFPSILGHEGSGIVESVGEGVTNVKVGDHVIALYTAECGKCKFCKSGKTNLCGSVRATQGKGVMPDGTSRFHNQKGEPLLHFMGCSTFSQYTVVADVSVVAVDPKAPLDSISLLGCGVTTGYGAAIKTANVQKGDTVAVFGAGTVGLSVVQGAKSRGASKIIVVDINNDKKQWSFDFGATDFVNPKEDLKEGETIVQKLIEMTDGGLEYTFDCTGNVKVMRDALEACHKGWGESIIIGVAGAGEEISTRPFQLVTGRVWKGSAFGGIKGRSEMGGLIEDYQNGKLKVDEFITHRRPFTEINDAFEDLHHGDCLRTVLDLAK
- the NRP1 gene encoding Nrp1p (ancestral locus Anc_7.349), whose amino-acid sequence is MFYVVLELETSHQVETPKDHSRITKCSYQFINSETLQATFEEPKSIDIPDMANAFKDTISQLEADIKAEIVDFSDFVLCSLFSVWDIRVTLPRQAHDLGFILPSYLKHPRVFNLWKEFDKWCGNHPEVIPMRKSNLRVKSPKTAGDISDIVNILEIDTSLQVPLSTSNPQTLLSIQDSTNILTKLRKKCTTLDDVQLVLTRPYDSYADIKTFLQERSRVLYMNNLPSDTTQSELESWFTQFGARPIGFWTAKNTIEETSSINSNWSLNGNPLVDEQDCVAGFVVFQSHEEATEALVLNGRSILSNIANTKQPRVVEHIVEIQPSSTRVLDAGQDILSAFPQSKNKPRPGDWSCPSCGFSNFQRRTACFRCSFPAPNNNKGLNISGTSNIASTNQMPVVNRIQSTFPIPQSHQSSISQTFQQYNKPLTPSNSGSRTQNFRHNGSNNTNNNNNNRYNTNSQFSMTSGGITTGSNVPFRAGDWKCPSCTYHNFAKNVVCLRCRIPKISQQSHNGNEGNQSTTFTSHGSVQDQLGIYNDNNNTGNGNASLLDFATNLSFISNSNSNSNAIPKDI
- the UGX2 gene encoding Ugx2p (ancestral locus Anc_7.355), producing MSRAYLSASMRESETSLAYSLNEGYFNHSYKSPSVFCVSSSHSQGFAWNQDLFASQHQQLCKVIYDGHVDNMTNLIATIRDYIPNKRKPNRYRDTLYDEDESEDEEEESDYYYYLMNRSRRKSEHSISFKSDSKTGKYQKNETTYVEVESNTPENEHLRWLLS